A stretch of Plasmodium chabaudi chabaudi strain AS genome assembly, chromosome: 14 DNA encodes these proteins:
- a CDS encoding ER membrane protein complex subunit 7, putative has protein sequence MMIREKLNFLIIFFLVIFFYVHITISECKSDSIELNNNYVEGIIKAKLDILAESTVYLDSDTFVKPRTDGYFIFNNVKEGVYDIFVNHPYIEFNKFQVEVKKSVTKNNDKIYIVRAYEYLSPFEKSNLMVTQIVFKVNNVFEFLVPKKTFYLFNLLKSPIFLLFLFSLILLSVLPKMQQIQEEVNEESMNAATYKSPFIESVK, from the coding sequence ATGATGATaagagaaaaattaaattttttgatcatcttttttttggtaatttttttttatgtgcaCATAACAATATCAGAATGTAAATCCGATTCAATAGAATTAAACAATAATTATGTAGAAGGCATAATAAAAGCGAAATTAGATATTTTAGCGGAGAGTACAGTGTATTTGGATTCAGATACTTTTGTTAAACCACGAACTGACGgctactttatttttaataatgtaaaagAAGGagtatatgatatatttgttaatcATCCATATATTGAATTTAACAAATTTCAAGTtgaagtaaaaaaaagtgtaacaaaaaataatgataaaatatatatagtaagagcatatgaatatttatctCCATTTGAGAAAAGCAATTTAATGGTGACACAAATCGTTTTTAAAGTTAATAACGTTTTTGAATTCCTTGTTCCTAAAAagactttttatttatttaatttattaaaaagtccaatttttttactgtttttattttccttaattttattaagtGTTTTACCGAAAATGCAACAAATACAAGAAGAAGTAAATGAAGAATCTATGAACGCTGCCACATATAAATCCCCTTTTATTGAATCTGTTAAATAA
- a CDS encoding ras-related protein Rab-5B, putative — protein MGCGSSTQRPQTTRNINVLASSEGQKKEDRKVKVVLLGDSGVGKSSIALYLCHGRFSDSHQVTIGAAFLHHTIHLKNGETMKLHIWDTGGQERFRAMAPLYYRDAYGAVVVYDSNNVDSFNSLKYWINEIKSSGPRNCCITVVANKKDLPQKINSEMVMKFCKEQHVSFIECSAKTGENIKTLFERLASHIYSRF, from the exons atGGGATGTGGATCAAGTACTCAAAGACCTCAAACGACAAGAAATATAAACGTTTTAGCATCATCAGAAGGGCAAAAAAAGGAAGATAGAAAAGTTAAAGTCGTTTTATTAGGTGATAGTGGTGTTGGAAAATCAAGTATTGCTTTGTATTTATGTCATGGTCGTTTTTCAGATAGCCATCAAGTAACTATAGGGGCAGCCTTTTTACATCATACAAttcatttgaaaaatg gGGAAACAATGAAACTTCATATTTGGGATACTGGAGGACAAGAAAGATTTCGAGCAATGGCTCCCTTATATTATCGTGATGCATATGGAGCTGTTGTTGTTTATGATTCAaa CAATGTCGACTCATTTAATTCGTTGAAGTATTGgattaatgaaataaagtCGAGTGGACCACGAAATTGTTGTATTACGGTTGTagcaaataaaaaggatttaccacaaaaaataaattcagAG atgGTAATGAAGTTTTGTAAAGAGCAGCATGTTTCATTTATCGAATGCTCCGCAAAG ACAggagaaaatattaaaaccTTATTTGAACGACTag CAAGCCACATTTATTCACGGTTTTAA
- a CDS encoding RNA-binding protein, putative, with protein MAITNLCGMAEPQQPSTMKTFLTKTQHDIALTATDTRVFIKNIKTGVTMNQFKRSLEKYGALQVYFYEPKENDEGWAWVGFENKEAAERAIEDAEKAMEHKESSENNEVNSSVDKNEDNDNGSGSFYVEENEGSIENQENEVNEEENDNDEEDD; from the coding sequence ATGGCAATTACAAACTTATGCGGAATGGCGGAGCCCCAACAACCCTCCACAATGAAAACATTTCTCACAAAAACACAACATGACATCGCATTAACAGCAACCGATACAAGagtgtttataaaaaatataaaaacaggTGTTACAATGAATCAATTTAAAAGATCTTTAGAGAAATATGGTGCTTTACAAGTTTACTTTTATGAAccaaaagaaaatgatgaaggATGGGCATGGGTTggatttgaaaataaagaggCTGCAGAAAGAGCAATTGAAGACGCCGAAAAAGCTATGGAACATAAAGAATCCTCAGAAAATAACGAAGTCAACTCAAGTGTcgataaaaatgaagataatGATAATGGCTCAGGTAGTTTTTATgttgaagaaaatgaaggATCCATAGAAAACCAAGAAAATGAAGTtaatgaagaagaaaatgataacgATGAAGAGGAtgattaa